From one Cognatishimia sp. WU-CL00825 genomic stretch:
- a CDS encoding FixH family protein, with protein sequence MAEEKKFTGRHMALIFGGAFSVIISVNLVLAYSAVKTFPGLEVKNSYVASQEFDLRRDAQQALGWQVSAKASDGQVVLKIVDATGTAVQVQDLEAVLGRATHVKDDMTPEFAFDGQAYVAQANLGEGNWNIRMNAVAKDGTAFVQRVILRVEG encoded by the coding sequence ATGGCTGAAGAAAAGAAATTCACCGGTCGTCACATGGCGCTGATCTTTGGCGGTGCTTTCAGCGTCATCATTTCGGTCAATCTGGTGCTGGCCTATTCGGCGGTCAAAACCTTTCCGGGTCTCGAAGTGAAAAACTCTTATGTGGCCAGTCAGGAATTTGACCTGCGCCGGGACGCCCAGCAGGCGCTTGGCTGGCAGGTGTCTGCCAAAGCCTCTGACGGGCAAGTGGTGCTAAAGATCGTGGACGCCACTGGTACAGCGGTGCAGGTGCAAGATCTGGAAGCCGTGCTGGGGCGCGCCACCCATGTCAAAGATGACATGACACCAGAGTTTGCCTTTGACGGTCAAGCCTATGTGGCCCAGGCCAATCTGGGCGAAGGCAACTGGAATATCCGCATGAATGCGGTGGCCAAAGACGGCACTGCCTTTGTGCAGCGCGTTATTCTGCGGGTCGAGGGCTGA
- a CDS encoding fumarylacetoacetate hydrolase family protein produces MTDTPFAAPTPTLLPIHQSDARFPVRRIYCVGRNYAEHAREMGHDPNREPPFFFTKPGDAATVSGRSLPFPPQTQNLHHEAELVVAIGGCGTDISPAEAEGLIWGYGAGNDLTRRDIQAKAKEMRRPWDMAKGFDHSAIIGALHAKDSLGDMTHGAIRATVNGDIRQSADLSEMIWPVDAVVAYLSRLVTLQPGDLVMTGTPAGVGQIKPGDTCAVEIEGLSPAVVSFR; encoded by the coding sequence ATGACTGATACACCCTTTGCCGCCCCAACCCCGACTTTATTGCCCATCCATCAAAGTGATGCGCGTTTTCCGGTGCGCCGGATTTATTGCGTGGGCCGCAACTATGCAGAACACGCCCGCGAAATGGGCCACGATCCAAATCGCGAGCCGCCGTTCTTTTTCACCAAACCCGGGGACGCGGCGACGGTTTCTGGCCGTAGCCTGCCCTTTCCACCACAAACACAAAACCTGCACCACGAGGCCGAATTGGTGGTGGCGATTGGTGGCTGTGGCACCGATATCAGCCCGGCAGAGGCCGAGGGTCTGATCTGGGGTTACGGGGCGGGCAATGACCTGACGCGGCGCGATATCCAAGCCAAGGCCAAAGAGATGCGCCGCCCTTGGGACATGGCCAAGGGGTTTGATCATTCTGCCATCATCGGTGCGTTGCATGCCAAAGACAGCCTAGGCGATATGACCCACGGGGCCATCAGGGCCACGGTGAATGGCGACATTCGCCAAAGCGCAGATCTGTCAGAAATGATCTGGCCGGTTGACGCGGTGGTGGCTTATCTGAGCAGGTTGGTCACCCTGCAACCCGGCGATTTGGTCATGACAGGCACCCCCGCGGGTGTGGGCCAGATAAAGCCCGGAGACACATGCGCGGTGGAGATTGAAGGGCTGTCGCCCGCTGTGGTCAGCTTTCGCTAG
- a CDS encoding DUF1304 domain-containing protein — protein MAFFASVLIFLIAALHLYILWFEMFAWEQRGPKIFKQFPADLFPKTKTMAANQGLYNGFLAAGLIWSRLILDAQWAHNIAMFFLICVFIAGVYGAKTASPRILFVQSVPAAVAIVLLLLS, from the coding sequence ATGGCGTTTTTTGCTTCTGTGTTGATTTTTCTGATTGCCGCCCTGCACCTTTATATCCTGTGGTTTGAGATGTTTGCCTGGGAACAACGTGGGCCAAAAATCTTTAAGCAGTTCCCAGCCGATCTGTTTCCAAAAACCAAGACCATGGCTGCCAATCAGGGGCTGTATAACGGCTTTCTGGCGGCCGGGCTTATCTGGTCGCGGCTGATCCTAGATGCGCAATGGGCGCATAACATCGCGATGTTCTTTCTGATCTGCGTGTTTATAGCAGGTGTATATGGGGCCAAGACCGCCAGCCCGCGCATTCTGTTTGTGCAATCGGTGCCAGCCGCCGTGGCGATTGTCTTATTGTTGCTGAGCTAG
- a CDS encoding D-alanyl-D-alanine carboxypeptidase family protein, which translates to MGLYILTTLFLMFASAMSAVAAPYAAMVVDARSGKVLHSRNADTRLHPASLTKMMTLYIAFEAVKNGELTMDTKVRISSKAASEPPSKLGLKAGQRIALRYLVRAAAVKSANDAATAIGEAIAGSEAAFARRMTRTAKALGMSNTTFRNAHGLTESGHMSTARDMTTLGRHVLYDYPQYYNLFSRKSTHAGLREVANTNRRFLGNYRGADGIKTGYTRAAGFNLVASAERGNERIIATVFGGRSTASRNAKVAELLDLGFRRAPSRVALRKPSVPTYQGNQGTGKAAKPVAKTIRVATAVTKSLHPHYRPGSLQVAAAPVAPKPKATAGGVAIAGAKVIDKDIETALRQAQSNTASLFPSSVKTPAKKVIIEDPEPQVVTRLSTSGGRHWGINVGRYPSRYSAEKMLLKTALAEMTTLDGSLRKVVKSKRGFDANFMGMTRETADLACRRLQSRQVSCFMIGPS; encoded by the coding sequence ATGGGGCTGTACATCCTAACAACACTCTTTTTAATGTTCGCAAGCGCGATGTCGGCGGTGGCTGCCCCTTATGCAGCTATGGTGGTTGATGCGCGCTCGGGCAAAGTGTTGCATTCGCGCAATGCAGATACCCGTCTGCATCCTGCATCCCTGACAAAAATGATGACTCTGTACATCGCCTTTGAAGCGGTGAAAAACGGCGAGTTGACCATGGACACCAAGGTGCGGATTTCCAGCAAAGCCGCATCAGAGCCACCGTCAAAGCTGGGTCTTAAGGCTGGCCAACGTATCGCGCTGCGCTATTTGGTGCGCGCCGCTGCGGTTAAATCCGCCAATGACGCGGCCACAGCTATTGGCGAGGCGATTGCCGGATCCGAGGCGGCCTTTGCCCGCCGCATGACCCGCACAGCCAAGGCGCTTGGCATGTCCAACACCACTTTTCGCAATGCCCATGGCCTGACCGAAAGCGGCCATATGTCCACCGCGCGGGACATGACCACACTGGGCCGGCATGTGCTGTATGACTATCCGCAATATTACAATCTGTTTTCGCGCAAATCGACCCATGCGGGCCTGCGCGAAGTGGCCAATACCAACCGTCGCTTTCTAGGCAATTACCGCGGCGCTGACGGCATCAAGACCGGCTATACCCGCGCTGCGGGCTTCAATCTGGTGGCCTCTGCTGAACGCGGCAATGAACGCATTATTGCCACGGTGTTTGGCGGGCGCTCGACCGCATCCCGTAACGCCAAAGTGGCTGAACTGTTGGATTTGGGTTTCCGCCGCGCGCCGTCACGTGTGGCGCTGCGCAAGCCTTCGGTGCCGACCTATCAAGGCAATCAGGGCACTGGCAAAGCCGCAAAGCCGGTTGCCAAGACCATCCGCGTGGCCACTGCGGTGACCAAAAGTCTGCACCCGCACTATCGTCCGGGTTCCTTGCAAGTGGCGGCGGCCCCCGTGGCCCCAAAACCCAAAGCCACCGCTGGCGGGGTTGCGATTGCCGGGGCCAAGGTGATCGACAAAGATATCGAGACCGCGCTGCGACAAGCCCAGTCTAATACTGCTTCGTTGTTTCCGTCTTCGGTAAAAACGCCCGCTAAAAAAGTGATCATCGAAGATCCTGAACCACAAGTTGTCACCCGCCTGTCAACGTCAGGCGGACGACATTGGGGCATCAATGTGGGGCGTTATCCCAGCCGCTATAGTGCGGAAAAGATGTTGCTAAAGACCGCATTGGCGGAAATGACCACCTTGGATGGCAGCCTGCGCAAAGTGGTGAAATCTAAACGCGGTTTTGACGCCAACTTTATGGGAATGACCCGCGAAACGGCTGATTTGGCCTGTCGCCGCCTGCAATCGCGGCAGGTTTCTTGCTTTATGATTGGGCCTAGCTAA
- a CDS encoding methyltransferase produces MLNPRLSLAVDGGQIALPSEGRIAVFAPTQGADLSALPKDRCVIIQSFKPDHDAFAQAGYDCVTEANGELSSGEFSASVVFLTRAKVQARALIAQAASFGGLVIVDGQKTDGAESFLKECKKRSDIQGKISKAHGKLFWFQGGDYADWVSPGPKDIGEGFVTAPGVFSADGIDPASAALAAALPVKLGKNVADLGAGWGYLSQSILQRDGVETLYLIEAEKAALDCAKQNITDPRAEFHWADATLWAPRAKMDTVVMNPPFHTGRAAEPELGRKFIAAAAAMLAPAGHLWLVANRHLPYETTLEGLFAKVTEMAGDNRFKVLRAERPSRPRR; encoded by the coding sequence ATGTTAAATCCTCGTTTGTCGCTGGCCGTTGATGGCGGTCAGATTGCGCTGCCGTCCGAAGGCCGGATTGCCGTTTTTGCTCCGACACAGGGTGCGGATCTGTCCGCATTGCCCAAAGACCGCTGCGTGATCATTCAATCGTTCAAGCCAGATCATGATGCCTTTGCCCAGGCAGGCTATGATTGCGTCACCGAGGCCAATGGCGAACTTTCCAGTGGCGAATTTTCCGCCTCTGTGGTGTTTCTCACCCGTGCCAAAGTGCAAGCCCGCGCGCTGATTGCCCAGGCGGCCAGTTTTGGTGGCTTGGTTATTGTGGATGGTCAGAAGACCGATGGCGCAGAATCCTTTTTGAAAGAGTGCAAGAAACGCTCTGACATTCAGGGCAAGATCTCTAAGGCCCATGGCAAATTGTTCTGGTTTCAAGGCGGCGATTATGCCGATTGGGTCAGCCCCGGCCCCAAAGATATTGGCGAAGGTTTTGTCACCGCCCCCGGCGTGTTTTCGGCAGATGGCATCGACCCGGCCTCCGCCGCATTGGCAGCGGCCCTACCGGTTAAGCTTGGTAAAAACGTTGCAGATCTGGGCGCTGGCTGGGGCTATCTGTCCCAGTCGATCTTACAGCGCGATGGTGTGGAAACCCTCTATTTGATCGAAGCCGAAAAAGCCGCGCTTGACTGTGCCAAACAAAATATCACCGACCCGCGCGCCGAATTTCATTGGGCGGATGCAACGCTTTGGGCCCCGCGCGCCAAAATGGACACGGTTGTGATGAACCCCCCCTTTCACACAGGCCGTGCCGCCGAACCGGAACTTGGTCGCAAGTTCATTGCCGCCGCTGCCGCCATGTTGGCCCCTGCGGGCCATTTGTGGCTCGTGGCCAACCGGCATTTGCCCTATGAAACCACGCTTGAAGGACTGTTTGCCAAAGTCACCGAAATGGCCGGCGACAATCGCTTCAAAGTCCTGCGAGCAGAACGCCCATCTCGCCCACGACGCTGA
- the ccoG gene encoding cytochrome c oxidase accessory protein CcoG, translated as MTASETPPSLYAAREPIFPKRVSGTFRSLKWVIMAVTLGIYYLVPWIRWDRGPSLPDQAVLVDMANRRFFFFWIEIWPHEFYFVAGLLIMAGLGLFLFTSALGRVWCGYACPQTVWTDLFILVERWVEGDRNARLRLHRQKKWNFRKLRLRVTKTILWLLIGLATGGAWVFYFADAPTLLMDLLTGQAHMVAYTTMALLTFTTFFFGGYAREQICIYACPWPRIQAAMMDEDTLTVAYRDWRGEPRGKLKKQTAQAPQGDCIDCMACVNVCPMGIDIRDGQQLECITCALCIDACDEVMDKIGKPRGLIDYMALSDEPAERAGRPPRSNWKHVLRLRTLLYTGLWALVGVMLVVALFLRSEIDVTVAPVRNPTFVTLSDGSIRNTYEVRLRNKHGEARLFEVTVKAEGAPQITLEGLPSTQVEVPADSMLLQRVYVVAPKGTALANNSLSDLRVWVKDTQNDERVHKDTVFTGKGQ; from the coding sequence GTGACTGCCTCTGAAACCCCTCCCAGCCTCTATGCTGCCCGTGAACCGATTTTCCCCAAGCGCGTGTCCGGGACCTTTCGGTCGTTAAAATGGGTCATCATGGCGGTGACCCTCGGCATTTATTACCTCGTGCCATGGATCCGCTGGGACCGCGGCCCCAGCCTGCCGGATCAGGCGGTTTTGGTGGATATGGCAAACCGCCGGTTCTTTTTCTTCTGGATCGAGATCTGGCCGCATGAGTTCTATTTTGTCGCCGGACTGCTGATCATGGCCGGATTGGGCTTGTTTCTGTTCACCTCGGCTCTGGGGCGTGTCTGGTGCGGCTATGCCTGCCCACAGACCGTCTGGACCGACCTGTTTATTCTGGTGGAACGCTGGGTCGAAGGCGACCGAAACGCGCGCCTGCGCCTGCATCGCCAAAAGAAATGGAATTTCCGCAAGCTGCGCCTGCGTGTCACCAAAACCATCCTCTGGCTTTTGATTGGTCTGGCGACCGGTGGGGCTTGGGTGTTTTACTTTGCGGATGCGCCAACCCTGTTGATGGATCTGCTAACCGGTCAGGCGCATATGGTGGCCTATACCACGATGGCCCTGCTGACCTTCACCACCTTTTTCTTTGGCGGCTATGCCCGCGAACAGATCTGTATCTATGCCTGCCCTTGGCCGCGCATTCAGGCCGCCATGATGGACGAAGACACATTGACCGTCGCCTATCGCGACTGGCGTGGCGAACCGCGTGGCAAACTGAAAAAGCAAACTGCCCAAGCACCTCAAGGCGACTGCATCGATTGTATGGCCTGTGTGAATGTTTGCCCCATGGGCATCGATATTCGTGATGGCCAGCAGCTTGAATGCATCACTTGTGCTTTGTGCATTGATGCTTGCGACGAGGTGATGGACAAGATCGGCAAACCGCGTGGTTTGATCGACTATATGGCGCTCAGCGACGAGCCAGCCGAACGGGCAGGGCGGCCGCCACGCTCTAACTGGAAACATGTTCTGCGTCTGCGCACCCTTTTGTACACCGGGCTTTGGGCGCTTGTTGGTGTCATGCTGGTGGTGGCGCTGTTCCTGCGCAGCGAGATTGACGTGACCGTGGCCCCCGTGCGCAACCCAACTTTTGTCACCCTGTCTGACGGCTCTATTCGCAACACCTACGAAGTGCGGCTGCGCAACAAACACGGCGAAGCGCGTTTGTTTGAGGTCACCGTCAAGGCCGAAGGTGCGCCCCAGATCACCCTCGAAGGCTTGCCATCAACCCAGGTCGAAGTGCCCGCAGACAGTATGCTTTTGCAACGTGTCTATGTGGTGGCCCCAAAAGGCACCGCGCTTGCCAACAACAGCCTCAGCGATCTACGCGTCTGGGTCAAAGACACGCAGAATGACGAACGCGTACACAAAGACACCGTCTTTACAGGAAAGGGTCAGTGA
- the clpS gene encoding ATP-dependent Clp protease adapter ClpS → MVPFHMSDKHDDDGDADVAVKTRARTKRPPLYKVLLLNDDYTPMEFVVHILERFFGMTHSQSFEIMLTVHKKGVAVVGVFSHEIAETKVTQVMDFARRHQHPLQCTMEKE, encoded by the coding sequence ATGGTTCCATTTCATATGTCTGACAAACACGACGACGATGGCGATGCTGACGTTGCGGTCAAAACCCGCGCGCGCACCAAACGCCCGCCGTTGTATAAGGTGTTGTTGTTAAACGATGACTACACACCGATGGAATTTGTGGTGCATATCCTCGAACGTTTCTTTGGCATGACCCACAGTCAGTCGTTTGAAATCATGTTGACCGTGCACAAAAAGGGCGTTGCCGTTGTGGGCGTATTCAGCCATGAGATCGCTGAAACCAAAGTGACGCAAGTCATGGACTTTGCGCGCCGTCACCAACATCCACTGCAATGCACGATGGAAAAGGAGTGA
- a CDS encoding HAD family hydrolase, which yields MHTKLTTIAFDADDTLWHNERFFRITQERFADLLSDFTEKTHLEQRLLAAERRNLGHYGFGVKGFVLSMIETAIEVTEEKVPAAVIAELMQAGREMLAHPIDLLPHARRAVECCAETHRVLLITKGDLLDQERKLAQSGLGELFDAVEIVSDKTVEAYGQIFARHGEGSSRGMMIGNSMRSDVVPMVEAGGWGVFVPHGLEWELEKAPAPKASARFHQLESLQRLPELVQTIMD from the coding sequence ATGCACACAAAACTCACAACAATTGCGTTTGATGCCGATGATACGCTTTGGCACAACGAAAGATTTTTTCGCATCACCCAAGAACGATTCGCCGATCTTTTGTCTGATTTTACCGAAAAAACCCATTTGGAACAGCGTTTGCTTGCCGCCGAGCGCCGCAATTTGGGGCATTATGGGTTTGGCGTGAAAGGCTTTGTGCTGTCGATGATCGAGACCGCCATCGAAGTCACAGAAGAGAAAGTGCCCGCCGCGGTGATCGCCGAATTGATGCAGGCCGGGCGCGAGATGCTTGCGCATCCAATTGATCTTTTGCCCCATGCGCGCCGGGCTGTGGAATGCTGTGCAGAGACCCACCGCGTTTTGTTGATCACCAAGGGCGACCTGTTGGATCAAGAGCGCAAACTGGCGCAATCGGGTCTGGGAGAGCTGTTTGACGCGGTTGAGATTGTGTCTGACAAAACCGTGGAGGCCTATGGTCAGATATTTGCGCGCCATGGCGAGGGCAGTTCCCGTGGCATGATGATTGGCAATTCCATGCGATCTGATGTGGTGCCGATGGTAGAGGCGGGCGGCTGGGGGGTCTTTGTGCCGCATGGGCTGGAATGGGAGCTGGAGAAAGCCCCGGCACCCAAGGCCTCGGCGCGCTTTCATCAGCTAGAATCCCTGCAGAGATTACCGGAGTTGGTGCAAACAATCATGGATTGA
- the ccoS gene encoding cbb3-type cytochrome oxidase assembly protein CcoS, producing MTILSYLIPISLILGGLGLLGFLYTLRSQQYDDPEGDAQRILSGEWDDHPKPADPSKPSES from the coding sequence ATGACCATTCTCAGCTATCTCATTCCCATTTCGCTGATCCTTGGCGGGCTGGGTTTACTGGGGTTTCTCTATACCCTGCGCAGCCAGCAATATGACGATCCCGAGGGCGATGCGCAGCGCATCCTCAGCGGTGAATGGGATGACCATCCCAAACCGGCTGACCCCTCAAAGCCTAGCGAAAGCTGA
- a CDS encoding heavy metal translocating P-type ATPase, which translates to MTAVMRPGVSACPACDAGPAAAALAAEIQAQKDVQLALSLPTIHCALCISTVERVLNAYEGVQSARVNLTLKRVTIEAEPNVTAADLIPVLAEVGYEAHELDLGSLSATDADRAGRNLLMRLAVAGFASMNVMLLSVSVWAGAEDATRDLFHWISAAIALPTIAFSGQPFFSNAWRALKHRQLNMDVPIVLAILLAVVTSLWEVSLSGEHAYFDAALTLVFFLLAGRYLDHRTRAVARSAAEELAALEVPRAVRLLEEGEETVAVRELCVGDLLRVLPGGRMPVDGEIIQGQSELDRSLLTGETVPVFAETGQMVSAGEVNLTGPLIIRASAVGQDTSLHQMADLVAIAESGRSRYTSLADQAAKLYAPGVHILSALAFVGWYFATYDMRTAINIAAAVLIITCPCALGLAVPAVTTAASGRLFRMGMLVKHATALERLAQVDTVVFDKTGTLTKGTPQVSNFDSISSETARVAMALAMGSGHPLAKAVLQAANDHQTTPAKVSDINEVPGFGIQGLWQDQQVRLGRASWLGAQELTQSAVFVQIGDQPAQAFLCVDQLRDGADQAVRALQDAGKDVILLSGDSAGAVQQVADRLGIARWQAEVLPADKAQAIQKLADQGHKVLMVGDGLNDTAALTSAHVSISPASALDAARVASDIVLLGGDLEPIAQAVGVAGKATSRIRQNFRIATLYNIVAVPLAIAGLATPLIAALAMSSSSITVSLNALRLGRSK; encoded by the coding sequence ATGACCGCCGTGATGCGCCCCGGTGTCTCTGCTTGTCCGGCTTGCGATGCGGGTCCGGCAGCCGCGGCCTTGGCCGCAGAGATCCAAGCGCAGAAAGATGTGCAGCTGGCCCTAAGCCTGCCGACCATCCATTGCGCGCTTTGCATTTCAACCGTGGAACGTGTTCTGAACGCTTACGAGGGCGTACAATCCGCACGGGTCAACCTGACCCTAAAGCGCGTCACCATCGAGGCCGAGCCCAACGTGACCGCCGCAGATCTGATCCCGGTATTGGCCGAGGTGGGCTATGAAGCGCATGAACTCGACCTTGGCAGCCTCAGCGCGACCGATGCGGATCGCGCGGGTCGCAATTTGCTGATGCGTTTGGCCGTCGCCGGCTTTGCCAGCATGAATGTAATGCTGCTTTCGGTTTCGGTCTGGGCCGGTGCCGAAGACGCCACTCGTGACCTGTTTCACTGGATTTCAGCCGCCATTGCGCTGCCCACCATCGCCTTTTCAGGCCAGCCTTTTTTTAGCAATGCATGGCGGGCGCTCAAACATCGTCAACTCAACATGGATGTGCCGATTGTTCTGGCCATTCTGCTGGCGGTTGTCACGTCGCTCTGGGAAGTCTCGCTGTCTGGCGAACATGCCTATTTTGACGCGGCGCTGACTCTGGTATTTTTCTTATTGGCGGGCCGCTACCTTGATCATCGCACCCGCGCTGTGGCCCGGTCTGCCGCCGAAGAACTCGCTGCGCTGGAAGTGCCACGTGCGGTGCGACTGCTGGAAGAGGGCGAAGAAACTGTCGCCGTGCGCGAGCTTTGCGTCGGAGATCTGTTGCGGGTCCTGCCCGGCGGACGCATGCCGGTGGATGGCGAAATCATCCAAGGCCAGTCTGAGCTCGACAGATCGCTGCTCACGGGGGAAACCGTGCCGGTCTTTGCCGAGACCGGCCAGATGGTCAGTGCAGGCGAGGTCAATCTGACCGGCCCCTTGATCATTCGCGCAAGCGCCGTGGGCCAAGACACCAGCCTGCATCAAATGGCGGATCTGGTGGCCATCGCGGAATCGGGCCGCTCACGCTACACTTCTTTGGCTGACCAAGCCGCCAAGCTTTATGCGCCGGGCGTGCATATCCTGTCGGCTTTGGCTTTTGTGGGATGGTATTTTGCCACCTATGACATGCGCACCGCCATCAACATCGCCGCCGCTGTTCTGATCATCACCTGCCCCTGCGCGCTCGGGTTGGCCGTGCCTGCGGTCACCACTGCGGCCTCTGGTCGCCTGTTTCGCATGGGCATGCTGGTGAAACACGCCACAGCCCTTGAACGTCTGGCCCAGGTCGACACCGTGGTGTTTGACAAAACCGGCACCCTGACCAAAGGCACGCCGCAGGTCAGCAACTTTGACAGCATATCCTCAGAAACCGCCCGTGTGGCCATGGCGCTGGCCATGGGCTCTGGTCATCCTTTGGCCAAGGCGGTCCTGCAAGCCGCCAATGATCATCAAACCACACCAGCTAAAGTATCAGACATCAACGAAGTGCCGGGTTTTGGCATTCAGGGTCTCTGGCAAGACCAACAGGTGCGTTTGGGCCGCGCCAGCTGGCTTGGGGCGCAGGAACTGACCCAAAGCGCGGTGTTTGTGCAAATTGGCGACCAACCCGCGCAGGCCTTTCTCTGTGTGGACCAACTGCGCGACGGCGCTGATCAGGCGGTGCGCGCCTTGCAGGACGCCGGCAAAGACGTGATCTTGCTTTCTGGCGACAGCGCTGGGGCGGTGCAACAAGTGGCAGACCGTTTGGGCATCGCACGCTGGCAGGCCGAGGTTCTGCCCGCTGACAAAGCCCAGGCGATCCAAAAGCTGGCCGACCAAGGCCACAAGGTTCTTATGGTGGGCGACGGGCTGAACGACACCGCCGCGCTCACCTCTGCGCATGTATCGATTTCCCCAGCCTCTGCCTTGGATGCTGCCCGCGTGGCCTCTGATATCGTGCTATTGGGCGGCGATTTGGAACCCATCGCGCAGGCCGTTGGCGTCGCTGGTAAAGCCACCAGCCGTATCCGGCAAAACTTCCGCATCGCAACGCTTTACAACATCGTGGCTGTGCCACTGGCCATCGCTGGTCTGGCCACGCCATTGATTGCCGCCTTGGCCATGTCCAGCAGTTCGATTACCGTGTCGCTCAACGCACTGCGCCTCGGGAGATCAAAATGA
- a CDS encoding SDR family oxidoreductase: MSFSISGKTAIVTGAANGIGLAIALEFADQGANVMMVDMDDKQLRKEAGNFPEDGNVRVFSGDLRERLTIANLLSATIDAFDRVDILVNASRQMLRTDPLDIKDDSISTMLDQNLLTPMRLSQAVAKRMIKQADEDGDEGSAGAIVNMSSISACRTNPELMGYSMATAALDQMTRGLATALAPHRIRVNAVAFGSVMSASLKNTLKEFPSYREDIESHTPLGRIAPPRELADTVRYLSSDASGFMTGQVVTVDGGRTLIDPVTSPAH, from the coding sequence ATGTCATTTTCTATCTCTGGAAAGACCGCCATTGTAACCGGGGCCGCCAACGGCATCGGCCTTGCGATTGCCTTGGAGTTTGCCGATCAAGGCGCCAATGTCATGATGGTGGACATGGACGACAAGCAATTGCGCAAAGAGGCTGGCAATTTCCCCGAAGATGGCAATGTACGGGTGTTCTCGGGCGATCTGCGCGAACGCCTGACCATCGCCAACCTGCTGTCGGCCACCATAGATGCTTTTGACCGGGTGGATATTTTGGTGAACGCCAGCCGCCAAATGCTGCGCACCGATCCGCTGGACATCAAAGACGACAGCATTTCCACCATGCTGGATCAAAACCTGCTCACCCCGATGCGCCTCTCCCAAGCGGTGGCAAAGCGCATGATCAAACAAGCCGACGAAGATGGCGACGAAGGCTCTGCCGGGGCCATCGTCAACATGTCCTCGATTTCAGCCTGTCGCACAAACCCTGAATTGATGGGCTATTCGATGGCAACCGCCGCGCTTGATCAGATGACACGCGGTCTGGCCACCGCCTTGGCCCCGCACCGCATTCGCGTCAATGCCGTGGCCTTTGGCTCGGTCATGAGCGCCAGTCTGAAAAACACCCTCAAAGAATTTCCCAGCTATCGCGAAGACATCGAAAGCCACACGCCACTGGGCCGCATCGCCCCGCCGCGTGAATTGGCCGACACCGTGCGCTATCTGTCGTCTGATGCTTCGGGCTTTATGACCGGGCAGGTGGTGACCGTCGATGGGGGCCGCACCTTGATCGACCCGGTGACCTCGCCAGCCCACTAG